A portion of the Cellulophaga algicola DSM 14237 genome contains these proteins:
- a CDS encoding rhomboid family intramembrane serine protease, with product MQGSKHFQFSNTVLIAPLLLVLAIWIVFLVEIRWGINFNKYGVYPRTIRGLRGILFSPFIHGSAQHLYNNTVPLVVLTTSLFYFYRKNAYQVIIFGILVSGFLTWLIGRESYHIGASGLIYVLASFIFFKGVFTKYYRLVALSLMVVFVYGSMLWYIFPIQDDISWEGHLSGFLVGFVFAYYFQTPIPETKKYDWEREGYNEEEDEFLQHFDENGNFVERTPEPEVELKDQPEVIIQYHYKKSENQKE from the coding sequence ATGCAAGGATCCAAACACTTTCAATTTTCTAATACAGTGCTTATTGCGCCATTACTTTTGGTTTTGGCTATTTGGATTGTTTTTCTAGTGGAAATTAGATGGGGTATAAATTTTAATAAATATGGAGTGTACCCTCGGACTATACGTGGTCTTCGCGGTATTTTATTTAGTCCTTTTATACATGGTTCTGCCCAGCACTTGTATAATAACACAGTACCACTTGTAGTTTTAACAACCTCATTATTTTATTTTTATAGGAAAAATGCATACCAAGTTATTATTTTTGGAATACTAGTTTCTGGTTTCTTAACATGGTTAATAGGGAGAGAGTCTTACCATATAGGAGCTAGTGGTTTGATCTATGTTTTGGCTAGTTTTATTTTTTTTAAAGGAGTTTTTACCAAATATTACCGTTTAGTAGCCTTGTCCTTGATGGTGGTTTTTGTTTATGGAAGTATGTTATGGTATATTTTTCCTATCCAGGATGATATTTCTTGGGAAGGGCATTTGTCTGGGTTTCTTGTGGGTTTTGTTTTTGCCTATTATTTTCAAACCCCAATTCCCGAAACTAAAAAGTATGATTGGGAAAGAGAGGGTTATAATGAAGAGGAAGACGAATTCCTCCAACACTTTGATGAAAACGGGAATTTTGTAGAACGTACTCCAGAGCCAGAGGTCGAATTAAAAGACCAGCCAGAGGTTATTATACAATACCACTATAAGAAGAGTGAAAACCAGAAGGAGTAA
- a CDS encoding replication-associated recombination protein A, which produces MNEPLAERIRPKTLEDYISQLHLVGDNGSLTHQIKKGIIPSLILWGPPGTGKTTLANIIAMESGRPFYTLSAINSGVKDIREVIDKAKQSGGLFTTKNPILFIDEIHRFSKSQQDSLLAAVEKGWVTLIGATTENPSFEVIPALLSRCQVYILKEFGKDDLVALLERAIALDKHLKSKTITLKETDALLRLSGGDGRKLLNMFELVINSESGDTIEITNDLVLQKVQKNTVRYDKTGEQHYDIISAFIKSIRGSDPNAAVYWLARMIEGGEDVKFIARRMLIAASEDIGLANPTALVMANTTFQAVTTIGYPEARIILSQCAIYLATSPKSNGSYMAINRALKTVTDTGDLSVPIALRNAPTKLMKDIGYGAEYKYAHDYQNNFVEAEFLPEDISGTSFYKPNNNQRENAIKEFLKNRWKDKYSV; this is translated from the coding sequence ATGAATGAACCTCTTGCAGAGCGAATACGCCCAAAGACATTAGAAGATTACATTAGCCAGCTTCATTTAGTAGGTGACAATGGCTCTCTTACGCATCAAATTAAAAAAGGAATAATTCCTTCGTTAATACTTTGGGGACCTCCAGGAACAGGTAAAACTACATTAGCCAACATTATCGCTATGGAAAGCGGCAGGCCCTTCTACACCTTAAGCGCAATTAATAGTGGTGTAAAAGATATTCGCGAGGTTATAGACAAAGCAAAACAAAGTGGCGGCTTATTCACAACAAAAAATCCGATATTATTTATTGATGAGATTCATAGGTTTAGCAAATCACAACAAGACTCATTACTTGCTGCTGTAGAAAAAGGATGGGTAACTCTAATAGGAGCTACTACAGAAAATCCTAGTTTTGAAGTGATCCCCGCATTACTATCAAGATGTCAAGTATACATTTTAAAAGAATTTGGCAAAGATGATCTAGTTGCACTGTTAGAAAGAGCTATTGCTTTAGATAAACATTTAAAATCTAAAACTATTACGCTAAAAGAAACCGATGCGTTGCTGCGATTATCCGGTGGAGACGGTAGAAAGTTGTTAAATATGTTTGAACTCGTTATCAATTCTGAAAGCGGAGATACTATTGAAATAACAAATGATTTAGTGCTACAAAAGGTACAGAAAAATACGGTTCGTTATGATAAAACCGGAGAACAACATTACGATATTATCTCAGCGTTTATAAAATCTATTAGAGGAAGTGACCCTAACGCTGCCGTTTATTGGCTTGCAAGAATGATAGAAGGTGGCGAAGATGTAAAATTTATTGCCCGAAGAATGCTAATAGCTGCTTCTGAAGATATTGGATTAGCAAACCCTACAGCTCTTGTCATGGCAAATACGACATTTCAGGCAGTAACCACCATAGGTTATCCTGAAGCCAGGATCATCCTTAGTCAATGTGCAATTTATCTAGCTACATCACCTAAAAGTAACGGAAGTTACATGGCTATAAATAGAGCGCTTAAAACAGTGACAGATACGGGTGATTTATCCGTGCCTATAGCCTTAAGAAATGCTCCAACAAAACTAATGAAAGATATAGGCTACGGTGCTGAATATAAGTATGCACACGACTATCAGAATAACTTTGTTGAAGCCGAATTTTTACCAGAAGACATTTCAGGAACTTCTTTTTACAAACCGAACAACAATCAGCGTGAAAATGCAATAAAAGAATTTCTTAAAAATAGATGGAAAGATAAATATTCTGTTTAA
- a CDS encoding DUF5723 family protein, producing the protein MIFKKTFFVVVLFGCFYVNSQNKQLLYDFNEVPQALLLNPGMKTSFKWYSGVPIVSGVSFQAGSSGLKSNDLFANDGVDFNTKFRDKVISGMDFKDEISGTYQIELLNVGFRSKNNEDVFYSFGAYNEGDAIGYYFKDYALLAYEGNTNNLNKRFDLSHLKTRGEILNVYHFGINKKISNELTMGFRAKVYSSLLNFTSTKNKGYFVTREGDDNLLESTLEADLEIKTSGIFEIKDIIDDDSQPNGAAISSLLSKRALLGGNLGVGFDLGFTYNIDDRTVFTGSLLDVGFIYHSKDVRTYSLKGFASTEGLEVRLPEDLNSTEDQWRTFVDDLEDLVPYEEGNDNYITFRPTKFYTSIRRDFGKEIASKEACYCTSTSGGNNRGSVYKNSYGAQLYAINRPRGPQAALSAFYQHRLGNIMTLKTTYTIDKFSYTNIGLGASLQAGPVNMYLMADNLIGYSNLANSKYASVQFGLNIISWGKK; encoded by the coding sequence ATGATATTCAAAAAAACATTTTTTGTAGTGGTATTATTTGGTTGTTTCTATGTGAACAGTCAAAATAAACAGTTACTCTATGATTTTAATGAAGTGCCGCAAGCGCTATTATTAAATCCAGGAATGAAAACTTCTTTTAAATGGTATTCAGGTGTGCCAATTGTTTCTGGAGTGTCTTTTCAAGCTGGGAGTAGTGGGTTAAAATCCAATGATCTTTTTGCAAATGATGGTGTAGATTTTAATACAAAATTTAGAGATAAGGTTATCTCTGGAATGGATTTTAAAGACGAAATAAGTGGAACTTATCAAATAGAATTACTTAATGTAGGCTTTAGAAGTAAAAATAATGAAGATGTATTTTATTCTTTTGGCGCCTATAATGAAGGCGATGCTATTGGGTATTATTTCAAAGATTATGCTCTTTTGGCTTACGAAGGAAATACAAATAATCTGAATAAGAGATTTGATTTAAGTCACTTAAAGACAAGAGGCGAAATTTTAAATGTATATCATTTCGGTATCAACAAGAAAATTTCTAATGAGCTAACCATGGGTTTTCGTGCTAAGGTCTATTCTAGTTTACTCAATTTTACGTCAACAAAAAACAAAGGGTATTTTGTTACTAGAGAAGGAGATGATAATTTACTAGAAAGTACGCTAGAGGCAGATTTAGAAATAAAAACTTCAGGTATTTTTGAAATAAAAGATATCATAGATGATGATTCGCAGCCTAATGGCGCTGCTATTTCTAGCCTTTTATCAAAAAGAGCTTTGTTAGGTGGTAATTTAGGTGTTGGGTTTGATCTTGGGTTTACCTATAATATAGATGATAGAACTGTTTTTACAGGTAGTTTACTTGATGTTGGCTTTATTTACCACAGTAAAGATGTTAGAACTTACTCCTTAAAAGGTTTTGCGAGCACGGAAGGTTTAGAGGTTCGTTTACCAGAAGACCTTAATTCTACCGAAGACCAATGGAGAACCTTCGTAGATGATTTGGAAGATTTGGTGCCTTATGAAGAAGGTAATGATAATTACATCACCTTCAGACCCACAAAATTCTATACCTCTATAAGACGAGATTTTGGAAAGGAAATAGCATCCAAAGAGGCTTGTTATTGCACGAGTACTTCCGGAGGTAATAATAGAGGTAGCGTCTATAAAAATAGTTATGGTGCTCAATTATATGCCATTAATAGGCCAAGAGGTCCGCAAGCCGCATTAAGTGCTTTTTATCAGCATAGGTTAGGGAATATAATGACTTTAAAAACTACATATACCATAGATAAGTTTTCATATACGAATATTGGTCTAGGAGCTAGTCTTCAAGCAGGCCCTGTAAATATGTATTTAATGGCAGATAACCTAATTGGATATTCAAATTTAGCGAATAGCAAATATGCATCAGTACAATTTGGATTAAATATTATATCTTGGGGCAAGAAATAA
- a CDS encoding YjjG family noncanonical pyrimidine nucleotidase — MYKNIVTDVFFDLDHTLWDFEKNSALTFEKILVGNEIPVSLDNFLEVYVPNNLIFWRLFREEKITKTELRYQRLKTTFDSLGVEVSDAVINSLSDAYIDNLSAYNHLFPNAIQILDYLKPKYNLHIITNGFEEVQNKKIINSKIAPYFQHVINSEMAGVKKPNPIIFNLALEKANVLAEKALMIGDSLEADILGAQAAGLNALHFNAHNEQKHEYCDMITDLSEIKLYL, encoded by the coding sequence ATGTATAAAAATATAGTTACCGATGTTTTTTTTGATTTAGACCATACCCTTTGGGATTTTGAAAAAAATTCTGCACTTACCTTTGAGAAAATATTAGTAGGGAATGAAATTCCGGTTTCATTAGATAATTTCTTGGAAGTTTACGTGCCTAATAATCTTATTTTTTGGCGTTTATTTAGAGAAGAGAAAATTACAAAAACGGAATTAAGATATCAACGTTTGAAAACAACTTTTGATAGTCTAGGAGTTGAGGTTAGTGATGCTGTAATAAATAGTTTATCTGATGCTTACATAGATAACCTATCTGCTTATAATCATTTGTTTCCTAACGCTATTCAGATTTTAGACTATCTGAAACCTAAGTATAACTTGCATATTATTACGAATGGTTTTGAAGAGGTTCAGAATAAAAAAATTATAAATTCAAAAATAGCACCCTATTTTCAACACGTCATTAATTCAGAAATGGCAGGGGTAAAAAAACCCAATCCTATCATTTTTAATTTAGCTTTAGAAAAGGCAAATGTTCTAGCGGAAAAGGCATTAATGATTGGTGATAGTCTTGAGGCAGATATACTTGGCGCGCAAGCAGCCGGTTTAAATGCCCTGCATTTTAACGCACATAATGAACAAAAGCACGAATATTGTGATATGATTACTGATTTAAGTGAAATAAAATTGTACTTATGA
- a CDS encoding polysaccharide deacetylase family protein, with product MLLIYTHKITPRFSFVMKQIFDRILGVDISFTAKVEDFIKHSGPKITYTKLPLQNEFFVRSNDLLFEQGINDLEIKVQDWEGTPCFFAAGERSNLPFDIFSASFYLLSRYEEYLPHVKDQHNRFPPQESLAYKNNFLELPVVDIWAHKVLEKLQERFPELESKKKAYKFTSIVDVTSSHCYSHKGIVRSLAGVLLDISSLKFRRVADRIAVWIHPEKDPYNNYDWLIDLHKKYNTFCMFFFQFAEYSTFDKNISINNNKFKFLIKSISDYSMVSLCASYSSFNNTDLLKLEKKNLSNVIHRPVNSSRLRYNRVDVPATYRRLVEAEFTDDYTMGYAHEIGFRASTCIPFYLYDINLEEQQPIKIHPFAVHDYTFLKYTSLAEITEKLDAVYAQIKSVNGGFISVFSNELFGEKNKISWKELYEFLIKKYHV from the coding sequence ATGCTTTTAATTTATACCCACAAAATTACACCAAGATTTAGTTTCGTAATGAAACAGATTTTTGATCGCATTTTGGGCGTAGATATTAGTTTTACAGCCAAGGTAGAAGATTTTATTAAACATTCTGGTCCTAAAATAACGTATACCAAATTGCCTTTACAGAATGAATTTTTTGTAAGAAGTAATGATCTCCTATTTGAGCAAGGTATTAATGATTTAGAAATTAAAGTTCAGGATTGGGAAGGTACGCCCTGTTTTTTTGCTGCAGGGGAACGCAGTAACTTACCCTTTGATATTTTTTCGGCTAGTTTTTACTTGTTGAGTAGGTATGAAGAATATTTGCCTCATGTTAAAGACCAGCATAATAGATTTCCTCCTCAAGAAAGTTTGGCCTATAAAAATAATTTTCTAGAATTACCTGTAGTAGATATCTGGGCGCATAAGGTATTAGAAAAATTACAGGAACGTTTTCCTGAATTAGAATCAAAGAAAAAGGCATATAAATTTACTTCAATTGTAGATGTAACTTCATCTCATTGCTATTCTCATAAAGGTATTGTTAGGAGTTTAGCAGGTGTACTTTTAGATATTTCATCTCTAAAATTTAGACGAGTAGCAGATAGAATAGCCGTTTGGATACATCCAGAAAAAGATCCTTACAATAATTATGATTGGCTTATTGACCTTCATAAGAAATACAACACTTTTTGCATGTTCTTTTTTCAATTTGCAGAATATTCTACTTTTGATAAAAATATATCAATTAATAATAATAAGTTTAAATTTTTAATCAAATCAATATCAGATTATAGCATGGTGTCTTTGTGCGCATCATACAGTTCTTTTAATAATACTGATCTTCTTAAATTAGAAAAGAAAAACCTTTCTAATGTTATACATAGGCCTGTAAATTCGTCTCGTTTACGATACAATAGGGTAGATGTTCCTGCAACGTATAGGCGATTAGTTGAGGCTGAATTTACAGATGATTATACAATGGGGTACGCCCATGAAATTGGCTTTAGAGCTAGTACATGTATTCCGTTTTATTTATATGATATTAATTTAGAAGAACAACAGCCTATAAAAATTCATCCTTTTGCAGTGCATGACTATACCTTTTTGAAATATACTTCTTTAGCAGAAATTACAGAAAAATTAGATGCCGTTTATGCACAAATTAAAAGTGTAAATGGAGGATTTATTTCTGTTTTTTCCAATGAACTTTTTGGCGAAAAAAATAAAATATCATGGAAAGAATTGTATGAATTTTTAATAAAGAAATACCATGTATAA
- the radC gene encoding RadC family protein gives MQENSTSLSIKDWADDDKPREKLIQKGKAVLSDAELIAILIGSGSRNESAVELSKRILASVNNNINELGKLSVKKLMQFKGIGEAKAVSITAALEIGRRRRGDDALKITKITSSKSVFELLQPKMGDLPHEEFWVVYLNNSNKVLHHSQQSKGSITGTLVDVRLIMKEALELSAVAIILAHNHPSGTLKPSLADKQITQKIKNAAEGLDIKVLDHLIITQAEYFSFADENIL, from the coding sequence ATGCAAGAAAATTCCACTTCACTTTCCATAAAAGATTGGGCAGATGATGATAAGCCTAGAGAGAAATTAATTCAGAAAGGAAAAGCAGTACTTTCAGATGCAGAACTTATCGCAATATTAATAGGTTCTGGAAGTAGAAATGAAAGTGCAGTTGAGCTATCAAAAAGAATTTTAGCCTCCGTAAATAACAACATCAATGAGTTGGGAAAATTATCGGTCAAAAAATTAATGCAATTTAAGGGTATCGGTGAAGCAAAAGCAGTTAGTATTACAGCAGCATTAGAAATAGGAAGACGTAGAAGGGGAGACGATGCTCTTAAAATTACTAAAATTACCAGTAGTAAAAGTGTGTTTGAACTACTTCAACCTAAAATGGGAGATTTGCCCCACGAAGAATTTTGGGTTGTTTATTTAAATAACTCCAATAAAGTATTACATCATTCACAACAAAGTAAAGGCAGTATTACAGGTACTTTGGTAGATGTGCGGTTAATTATGAAAGAAGCCTTAGAATTAAGCGCTGTTGCTATAATTTTGGCACATAACCATCCGTCAGGGACTTTAAAGCCTAGTTTAGCGGATAAACAAATTACTCAGAAAATAAAAAATGCAGCGGAAGGATTAGACATAAAAGTTTTAGATCATTTGATCATCACTCAAGCAGAATATTTTAGCTTTGCAGATGAAAATATTCTTTAA
- a CDS encoding DUF1569 domain-containing protein: MKSIFDETTKNELEERIALLNENSERKWGKMTVGQMAWHCQYPLKLAIENKPSSKKGNLLAQLFFKKSMYNNKAWRKNLPTAPQLKAREPKNFSDEVKVLQQLMYDMHQLKSREAWNAHPFFGHFTKEQWGQVQYKHLDHHLTQFGV; encoded by the coding sequence ATGAAATCTATATTTGATGAAACTACAAAAAATGAGCTTGAAGAGCGCATTGCCTTATTAAATGAAAACTCTGAACGCAAATGGGGAAAAATGACGGTAGGCCAAATGGCTTGGCACTGCCAATATCCATTAAAACTAGCTATTGAAAACAAACCTTCTTCTAAAAAAGGGAATCTTCTAGCGCAGCTGTTCTTCAAAAAATCAATGTATAATAATAAAGCGTGGCGAAAAAATTTACCTACTGCTCCGCAATTAAAGGCTAGAGAACCTAAAAATTTTAGTGATGAAGTAAAAGTATTGCAGCAACTAATGTATGATATGCATCAATTAAAAAGTAGAGAGGCATGGAATGCCCATCCATTTTTTGGTCATTTCACAAAAGAACAATGGGGTCAAGTGCAATACAAGCATTTAGATCATCATTTGACCCAGTTTGGAGTATAA
- a CDS encoding UDP-N-acetylmuramate--L-alanine ligase produces MNIHFIAIGGSAMHNLALALNHKGYIVTGSDDVIFEPSKTRLAAEGLLPETFGWFSEKITSNLDAVILGMHAKADNPELLKAQELGLEIYSYPEFLYEQSKNKTRVVIGGSHGKTTITSMILHVLNYHNRDVDYMVGAQLDGFDRMVHLTEKNDFIILEGDEYLSSPIDRRPKFHLYKPNIALLSGIAWDHINVFPTFDNYVEQFQIFVDSIVKGGSITYNEEDENVVKVVEASENAIRKLPYHTPEYSVENGQTLLDTPEGPMPIEVFGKHNLSNLAGAKWICQNMGIDEDDFYEAIGTFKGASKRLEKIAESPSCIVYKDFAHSPSKVAATTKAVKEQYPDRKLIAFLELHTYSSFNPEFLKEYKGALDPADVPVVFYLPESVAIKKLNPVTAAQISEAFQRDDLTIMTDALAFKDYVYAEDYDNTVVLFMSSGNYGGLDLEAFKRHLENN; encoded by the coding sequence ATGAATATACATTTTATTGCTATCGGCGGTAGCGCCATGCATAATCTTGCATTAGCATTAAACCATAAAGGATATATAGTAACCGGTAGTGATGATGTTATTTTCGAACCTTCTAAGACCCGTTTGGCAGCAGAAGGGTTGTTGCCAGAAACCTTTGGTTGGTTTTCAGAAAAGATCACCTCTAATTTGGATGCTGTAATTTTAGGCATGCATGCCAAAGCAGATAATCCAGAGTTGTTAAAAGCGCAAGAATTAGGACTAGAAATATATTCTTATCCTGAGTTTTTGTACGAACAGTCAAAAAATAAGACAAGAGTAGTTATCGGTGGTAGCCACGGGAAAACAACAATAACCTCTATGATTCTGCACGTGTTAAATTATCATAATCGCGATGTAGATTATATGGTAGGGGCGCAACTAGACGGTTTTGATCGTATGGTACATTTAACAGAAAAGAACGATTTTATAATTTTAGAGGGTGATGAATATTTATCATCCCCAATAGATAGACGCCCTAAGTTTCATTTGTACAAACCTAATATTGCACTGTTAAGTGGTATTGCATGGGACCATATTAATGTGTTTCCTACTTTTGATAATTATGTGGAGCAGTTCCAAATTTTCGTAGATAGTATCGTAAAAGGAGGTAGCATAACTTATAATGAAGAAGATGAAAATGTTGTAAAAGTTGTTGAAGCATCAGAAAATGCTATTCGTAAACTGCCTTATCATACTCCAGAATATTCGGTAGAAAATGGTCAGACCTTATTAGACACTCCAGAAGGTCCTATGCCTATAGAAGTTTTTGGGAAACACAATTTGAGTAACTTGGCAGGGGCAAAATGGATTTGTCAGAATATGGGTATTGATGAAGATGATTTCTATGAAGCAATTGGAACCTTCAAGGGAGCTTCAAAAAGGTTAGAGAAAATAGCAGAGAGTCCTTCGTGTATCGTTTATAAAGATTTTGCCCATTCTCCTAGTAAAGTAGCGGCAACGACCAAAGCCGTAAAAGAACAATATCCAGATAGAAAGTTAATTGCTTTCCTAGAGCTACATACCTATAGTAGTTTTAATCCTGAATTTTTAAAAGAATATAAAGGCGCATTAGACCCAGCTGATGTTCCAGTAGTTTTTTATCTGCCAGAATCAGTTGCTATTAAAAAGTTGAATCCTGTGACAGCAGCTCAAATTTCTGAAGCTTTTCAGAGAGATGATTTAACGATTATGACAGATGCATTGGCATTTAAAGACTATGTCTACGCAGAAGACTATGATAATACCGTAGTATTATTTATGAGTTCTGGTAATTATGGAGGTTTAGATTTAGAAGCATTTAAACGTCATTTAGAGAATAATTAG
- a CDS encoding cupin domain-containing protein, which yields MDIKLAEIRTKEIIPGYHGKLVHTKNMSLAFWDVEKGAIVPEHSHVNEQVMQVIEGKFEFTLNGKTKVYTPGELVVIGSYIPHSGKALTPCKLMDVFSPTREEYK from the coding sequence ATGGATATAAAGTTAGCTGAAATTCGTACCAAAGAGATTATTCCCGGTTATCACGGTAAATTGGTTCATACTAAAAATATGAGCTTGGCTTTTTGGGACGTTGAAAAAGGGGCTATAGTTCCTGAACACTCTCATGTAAATGAGCAAGTAATGCAGGTTATAGAAGGCAAATTTGAGTTTACCCTCAACGGCAAGACAAAAGTATATACTCCAGGCGAATTAGTCGTAATAGGCTCTTATATCCCGCATAGTGGCAAAGCTTTGACTCCTTGCAAATTAATGGATGTTTTTAGTCCCACTAGAGAAGAATATAAGTAA
- a CDS encoding SDR family oxidoreductase, whose translation MNISLKGKKAFVGGSSDGIGKAIAKQLAASGASVTLVSRSEAKLKDIIAELPTTEGQTHQYLLVDYTNFEDYALQLEAYLKSNTIDILVNNTQGPSAGNTLEKNISDYQHAFDLLFKTTVFTTELALKNMIKNKWGRIINIASVSVKEPLSYLALSNTIRAAVVTWGKSLATDVGPYQITVNNILTGYFDTNRIAQLNATKAKQLGISETEVRNQMEDKVSLKRIGNPKEYGYLVTFLASANAAYITGTSIPIDGGLLKSL comes from the coding sequence ATGAATATTTCCCTAAAAGGTAAAAAAGCCTTCGTTGGCGGCAGTAGTGATGGCATTGGCAAAGCAATTGCCAAGCAACTTGCCGCCAGTGGTGCCAGTGTAACTTTGGTTTCTAGAAGCGAAGCTAAATTAAAAGACATTATTGCTGAGCTCCCTACAACCGAAGGACAAACACATCAATACCTACTTGTAGACTATACTAATTTTGAAGACTATGCGCTTCAATTAGAAGCTTACTTAAAAAGCAATACTATAGATATTCTTGTGAATAACACCCAAGGCCCAAGCGCAGGAAATACCTTAGAAAAGAATATTTCGGATTACCAGCATGCTTTTGATTTACTGTTTAAAACCACAGTATTTACCACGGAGCTTGCGCTAAAAAACATGATAAAAAATAAATGGGGACGTATTATAAATATCGCCTCTGTTTCGGTGAAAGAACCACTCTCCTATTTGGCGCTCTCTAATACGATTAGGGCCGCTGTGGTTACTTGGGGAAAATCACTAGCTACCGATGTTGGTCCGTATCAGATAACAGTCAATAATATTTTAACGGGGTATTTTGATACCAACAGGATTGCACAACTGAATGCCACGAAGGCAAAACAATTAGGGATTTCAGAAACTGAAGTACGCAACCAAATGGAAGACAAGGTATCTCTAAAACGAATAGGAAATCCTAAAGAATATGGTTATTTAGTTACTTTTTTGGCTTCGGCTAATGCTGCCTATATTACAGGAACTTCCATTCCTATAGATGGCGGCTTATTAAAGTCTCTCTAA